A genomic stretch from Desulfolutivibrio sulfodismutans DSM 3696 includes:
- the prmC gene encoding peptide chain release factor N(5)-glutamine methyltransferase, translating into MEKRPTVRDILAKSEAYLSDKGVDSPRLSAQMLLAHVLGLERLGLFLDMDRPLSESELARCRDLVARRGRGEPAAYLVGEREFYGLAFAVTRDVLIPRPETEGIVERVEALFPHDSVVRFADLGTGSGCLAVTLAVRFPAWTGVAVDKSAAALAVARENARRHGVDARMEFVCGDFSVLCDREERFGLVVSNPPYVSEAEYRSASPEVAGFEPKSALTPESQAPGGATGCECFPVLAGVARERLAPDGVFLMEMGCTQAEAARSAFAGFPEVAVRRDLAGLDRYVEVRNGISAPTGAVRKAP; encoded by the coding sequence ATGGAAAAACGACCCACGGTGCGGGACATCCTGGCCAAATCCGAGGCCTATCTTTCGGACAAGGGGGTGGACTCCCCCCGGCTTTCAGCCCAGATGCTTTTGGCCCATGTGCTGGGGCTTGAGCGTCTGGGTCTTTTTTTGGACATGGACCGGCCCCTGTCCGAATCCGAACTGGCCCGCTGCCGCGATCTGGTGGCCCGGCGCGGCCGGGGCGAACCGGCGGCCTATCTGGTGGGCGAGCGGGAATTCTACGGCCTGGCCTTTGCCGTCACCCGGGACGTGCTCATCCCCCGGCCCGAGACCGAGGGCATCGTCGAACGGGTCGAGGCCCTTTTCCCCCATGACAGCGTGGTGCGTTTCGCGGACCTGGGCACGGGGTCTGGCTGTCTGGCCGTGACCCTGGCCGTGCGCTTTCCGGCCTGGACGGGCGTGGCCGTGGACAAAAGCGCGGCGGCCCTGGCCGTGGCCCGGGAAAACGCCCGGCGTCACGGGGTCGATGCGCGCATGGAGTTTGTGTGCGGCGATTTTTCCGTCCTCTGCGACCGGGAGGAACGCTTTGGTCTGGTGGTTTCCAACCCGCCCTATGTCAGCGAGGCCGAATACCGTAGCGCGAGCCCCGAGGTGGCCGGGTTCGAGCCCAAATCGGCCTTGACGCCCGAGTCCCAGGCCCCGGGCGGGGCCACGGGGTGCGAATGTTTTCCGGTCTTGGCCGGGGTTGCGCGGGAGCGTCTGGCCCCGGACGGGGTGTTCCTCATGGAGATGGGCTGCACCCAGGCGGAGGCGGCCCGCTCGGCCTTTGCCGGGTTTCCCGAGGTGGCCGTGCGGCGTGATCTGGCCGGACTCGACCGATATGTCGAGGTTCGAAACGGGATCAGCGCGCCGACCGGGGCCGTCAGGAAAGCCCCGTGA